In Acanthopagrus latus isolate v.2019 chromosome 17, fAcaLat1.1, whole genome shotgun sequence, the following are encoded in one genomic region:
- the LOC119005471 gene encoding zinc finger-containing ubiquitin peptidase 1 isoform X1 → MLTCDICGEEIMFEEDMRTHLLLSHLENDMHCPLCSLSGVSYNELCFHISSAHPDEQDQAHLTLPSGCSAETNTAVMESVDGQTATQLPLTQSCTAGDTCDGAGSVTPTGASSVTTDSVPHKLNITAESGGSSPGETLPTTSILRTQGAKTRLKSNVLCDEGYIGMKSEHSKAKQKRLSSRRKEELFSCPMCALVCSSSFILQEHVELHLQEEPSAEGEKRFECPLCSVVCSNSFSLQEHVEVHLDHEAAVNPAGAGSPGSDLKLAKQLQMEEEQRMRQEEAQREREEFKKLQRQFGLDGSGGYCRQMERTMEKAVDRGLMAPAEFHSKRAEMMESVASGVDDGSTRTQGVVTALKEYYQTECRDCVHVWLSADTDHYCSSAGDKGWGCGYRNLQMLLSSLRRTDTYAPIIPEKAVPNITQMQSMIEGAWKEGLDPQGASHFNQRLQGTRAWIGATEIFTLLTSLGISARIIDFHQPTGPGDTHPRLFDWVKQYFTQSNRSSRLPPRLIHTKLPPLYLQHQGHSRSIVGLEQRKNGSLCLLLLDPGSSVSDTRKLLSRGTVSTAVHRIRKFPGSLKHKQYQVVAVHGVLSAEEKQNSIMTSRTLCAERIP, encoded by the exons ATGCTGACCTGTGACATCTGTGGTGAGGAGATCATGTTTGAGGAGGACATGAGGACACATCTCCTTCTGAGCCACCTGGAAAATGACATGCATTGTCCACTCTGCTCCCTGTCTGGAGTGTCCTACAATGAACTCTGcttccacatcagctctgcaCATCCAGACGAACAGGATCAGGCTCACCTCACGTTGCCGTCAGGCTgctcagctgaaacaaacactgctgtgaTGGAGAGTGTGGACGGCCAAACAGCCACGCAGTTACCCTTAACTCAGTCCTGCACAGCTGGGGACACCTGTGATGGCGCTGGTTCAGTGACACCCACTGGTGCCTCTAGTGTCACCACAGACTCAGTGCCACATAAACTGAATATTACAGCTGAGAGTGGTGGTTCATCACCTGGAGAGACATTACCCACTACTTCAATTCTGAGAACACAGGGTGCTAAAACACGACTGAAGTCTAACGTGCTCTGTGATGAAGGATATATTGGGATGAAATCTGAGCATAGCAAAGCCAAACAGAAGCGTCTCTCATCTCGAAGAAAAG AGGAGCTGTTCTCCTGCCCCATGTGTGCCCtggtctgcagcagcagcttcatccTGCAGGAGCATGTTGAGTTGCACCTGCAGGAAGAGCCCTCAGCTGAAG GAGAGAAGAGATTTGAGTGCCCTCTGTGCTCTGTGGTGTGCAGCAACAGCTTTTCTCTGCAGGAACATGTGGAAGTGCATTTAGATCATGAAGCAGCTGTGAATCCTGCAG GTGCAGGTAGCCCTGGATCAGACCTGAAGCTAGCCAAACAGCttcagatggaggaggagcagaggatgaggcaggaggaggcccagcgggagagagaggagtTCAAGAAGCTACAG AGGCAGTTTGGTCTGGACGGCAGTGGAGGCtactgcagacagatggagaggacTATGGAGAAAGCTGTGGACCGGGGCCTCATGGCCCCAGCAGAGTTCCACAGTAAGAGGGCTGAGATGATGGAGTCCGTGGCCTCAGGAGTTGATGATGGCAGTACGAGAACTCAAG GTGTGGTCACAGCCTTAAAAGAGTACTACCAGACTGAGTGCAGAGACTGTGTCCATGTGTGGCTGAGTGCTGATACTGACCACTACTGCTCCTCAGCGGGGGATAAAGGCTGGGGCTGTGGATACAGAAACTTGCAGAtgctcctctcatctctgcGCAGAACGGACACATATGCTCCCATCATACCAG agAAGGCAGTGCCTAATATCACTCAGATGCAGAGTATGATCGAGGGGGCCTGGAAAGAAGGACTGGATCCACAAGGTGCATCTCACTTTAACCAGCGGCTACAAGGAACACGAGCCTGGATCGGAGCCACAGAAATCTTTACCCTCCTAACCTCTCTGGGAATCAG cGCCCGCATCATTGACTTCCACCAGCCGACGGGCCCAGGTGACACCCACCCCCGTCTCTTTGACTGGGTGAAGCAGTACTTCACTCAGTCGAACAGGAGTAGCAGGCTGCCCCCCAGactcatccacaccaaactgcCCCCGCTGTACCTGCAGCACCAAG GTCATAGCCGCTCTATAGTGGGTTTAGAGCAGAGGAAGAACGGTAGCCTGTGTCTCCTGCTTCTGGACCCTGGCTCCTCAGTGTCAGACACCAGGAAGCTGCTGAGCAGGGGCACCGTCTCCACAGCCGTCCACCGCATCAGGAAGTTTCCTGGGAGCCTGAAGCACAAACAGTACCAGGTGGTGGCAGTACATGGTGTGCTGTCTGCCGAGGAGAAACAG AACAGCATCATGACCTCCAGGACACTGTGTGCTGAAAGGATTCCATGA
- the LOC119005471 gene encoding zinc finger-containing ubiquitin peptidase 1 isoform X2, which yields MLTCDICGEEIMFEEDMRTHLLLSHLENDMHCPLCSLSGVSYNELCFHISSAHPDEQDQAHLTLPSGCSAETNTAVMESVDGQTATQLPLTQSCTAGDTCDGAGSVTPTGASSVTTDSVPHKLNITAESGGSSPGETLPTTSILRTQGAKTRLKSNVLCDEGYIGMKSEHSKAKQKRLSSRRKEELFSCPMCALVCSSSFILQEHVELHLQEEPSAEGAGSPGSDLKLAKQLQMEEEQRMRQEEAQREREEFKKLQRQFGLDGSGGYCRQMERTMEKAVDRGLMAPAEFHSKRAEMMESVASGVDDGSTRTQGVVTALKEYYQTECRDCVHVWLSADTDHYCSSAGDKGWGCGYRNLQMLLSSLRRTDTYAPIIPEKAVPNITQMQSMIEGAWKEGLDPQGASHFNQRLQGTRAWIGATEIFTLLTSLGISARIIDFHQPTGPGDTHPRLFDWVKQYFTQSNRSSRLPPRLIHTKLPPLYLQHQGHSRSIVGLEQRKNGSLCLLLLDPGSSVSDTRKLLSRGTVSTAVHRIRKFPGSLKHKQYQVVAVHGVLSAEEKQNSIMTSRTLCAERIP from the exons ATGCTGACCTGTGACATCTGTGGTGAGGAGATCATGTTTGAGGAGGACATGAGGACACATCTCCTTCTGAGCCACCTGGAAAATGACATGCATTGTCCACTCTGCTCCCTGTCTGGAGTGTCCTACAATGAACTCTGcttccacatcagctctgcaCATCCAGACGAACAGGATCAGGCTCACCTCACGTTGCCGTCAGGCTgctcagctgaaacaaacactgctgtgaTGGAGAGTGTGGACGGCCAAACAGCCACGCAGTTACCCTTAACTCAGTCCTGCACAGCTGGGGACACCTGTGATGGCGCTGGTTCAGTGACACCCACTGGTGCCTCTAGTGTCACCACAGACTCAGTGCCACATAAACTGAATATTACAGCTGAGAGTGGTGGTTCATCACCTGGAGAGACATTACCCACTACTTCAATTCTGAGAACACAGGGTGCTAAAACACGACTGAAGTCTAACGTGCTCTGTGATGAAGGATATATTGGGATGAAATCTGAGCATAGCAAAGCCAAACAGAAGCGTCTCTCATCTCGAAGAAAAG AGGAGCTGTTCTCCTGCCCCATGTGTGCCCtggtctgcagcagcagcttcatccTGCAGGAGCATGTTGAGTTGCACCTGCAGGAAGAGCCCTCAGCTGAAG GTGCAGGTAGCCCTGGATCAGACCTGAAGCTAGCCAAACAGCttcagatggaggaggagcagaggatgaggcaggaggaggcccagcgggagagagaggagtTCAAGAAGCTACAG AGGCAGTTTGGTCTGGACGGCAGTGGAGGCtactgcagacagatggagaggacTATGGAGAAAGCTGTGGACCGGGGCCTCATGGCCCCAGCAGAGTTCCACAGTAAGAGGGCTGAGATGATGGAGTCCGTGGCCTCAGGAGTTGATGATGGCAGTACGAGAACTCAAG GTGTGGTCACAGCCTTAAAAGAGTACTACCAGACTGAGTGCAGAGACTGTGTCCATGTGTGGCTGAGTGCTGATACTGACCACTACTGCTCCTCAGCGGGGGATAAAGGCTGGGGCTGTGGATACAGAAACTTGCAGAtgctcctctcatctctgcGCAGAACGGACACATATGCTCCCATCATACCAG agAAGGCAGTGCCTAATATCACTCAGATGCAGAGTATGATCGAGGGGGCCTGGAAAGAAGGACTGGATCCACAAGGTGCATCTCACTTTAACCAGCGGCTACAAGGAACACGAGCCTGGATCGGAGCCACAGAAATCTTTACCCTCCTAACCTCTCTGGGAATCAG cGCCCGCATCATTGACTTCCACCAGCCGACGGGCCCAGGTGACACCCACCCCCGTCTCTTTGACTGGGTGAAGCAGTACTTCACTCAGTCGAACAGGAGTAGCAGGCTGCCCCCCAGactcatccacaccaaactgcCCCCGCTGTACCTGCAGCACCAAG GTCATAGCCGCTCTATAGTGGGTTTAGAGCAGAGGAAGAACGGTAGCCTGTGTCTCCTGCTTCTGGACCCTGGCTCCTCAGTGTCAGACACCAGGAAGCTGCTGAGCAGGGGCACCGTCTCCACAGCCGTCCACCGCATCAGGAAGTTTCCTGGGAGCCTGAAGCACAAACAGTACCAGGTGGTGGCAGTACATGGTGTGCTGTCTGCCGAGGAGAAACAG AACAGCATCATGACCTCCAGGACACTGTGTGCTGAAAGGATTCCATGA